In Halovivax gelatinilyticus, the following are encoded in one genomic region:
- a CDS encoding S8 family serine peptidase: MLRGVGATAGALAVTNTAAASSDEGEYVVGIQPNRGVADVESAATSVRKELDFGSIGKAVSGRFSDAAIDALSRNPNVRYVERNDRLFAFDQETPYGIEQVSADVAIDEGETGNGVSVAIIDSGIDAEHETLESNLGEGFATDDAACTTDCGGGWPPGSGGGNDIDECLEPWDDDNDHGTHCAGTAGAADNGVGVLGVAPDVTLHAVKVLQCDGGGTYDDIAEGIVWSADQGHEVQSLSLGGDQSSSVVDDAIEYAAQQNVVIVAAAGNDGPCSDCVGYPARHPEVIAVSATDDGDQLADFSSTGPEVELAAPGVDVLSAVPRDGYAEFSGTSMACPHVSGAAASIIAAGTTDRGAVRAALHDGADDVDLGDNEQGYGRLNVAASLDIDDDEDDDDDDDDDDDDPVEAEPEIDSFVIETRSTGRWNRATAEWSVSHADGALEAVTSELLAGETVLDDETSAASGSSDSGEHELRDDADPDAVRLTVVDADGHETSETTDY; the protein is encoded by the coding sequence GTGTTACGAGGAGTTGGCGCGACCGCCGGGGCGCTCGCGGTGACGAACACGGCGGCGGCGAGTTCGGACGAAGGGGAGTACGTCGTCGGCATCCAGCCGAATCGCGGCGTCGCCGACGTCGAGAGTGCAGCGACGTCCGTCAGAAAGGAACTCGACTTCGGTTCGATCGGAAAAGCCGTCTCGGGGCGCTTTTCGGATGCGGCGATCGACGCGCTCTCGCGGAACCCGAACGTCAGGTACGTAGAGCGCAACGACCGCCTCTTCGCGTTCGACCAGGAGACACCCTACGGAATCGAGCAGGTGTCTGCGGACGTCGCGATCGACGAGGGCGAGACGGGCAACGGCGTCAGCGTCGCGATCATCGACTCCGGGATCGACGCCGAACACGAGACGCTCGAATCGAATCTGGGCGAGGGATTCGCGACCGACGACGCGGCCTGTACGACCGACTGCGGCGGCGGATGGCCGCCGGGTAGCGGCGGTGGAAACGACATCGACGAGTGTCTCGAACCGTGGGACGACGACAACGACCACGGCACCCACTGTGCCGGTACCGCCGGTGCGGCGGACAACGGCGTGGGCGTGCTGGGCGTCGCCCCCGACGTGACGCTCCACGCGGTGAAGGTCCTGCAGTGTGACGGCGGCGGCACGTACGACGACATCGCGGAAGGGATCGTCTGGTCCGCAGATCAGGGCCACGAGGTCCAGAGTTTGAGCCTCGGCGGCGACCAGTCGTCGTCGGTCGTCGACGACGCCATCGAGTACGCCGCCCAGCAGAACGTCGTCATCGTGGCCGCGGCGGGCAACGACGGACCGTGTTCGGACTGCGTCGGCTACCCGGCTCGACACCCCGAGGTAATCGCCGTCTCGGCGACCGACGATGGGGATCAGCTGGCCGACTTCTCGTCGACCGGCCCGGAGGTCGAACTCGCCGCACCCGGCGTCGACGTCCTCTCGGCGGTTCCGCGCGACGGGTACGCGGAGTTCTCGGGAACCTCGATGGCGTGTCCGCACGTGAGCGGGGCGGCGGCGTCGATCATCGCGGCGGGGACGACCGATCGGGGTGCGGTGCGGGCCGCGCTCCACGACGGCGCAGACGACGTCGACCTGGGCGACAACGAGCAGGGATACGGTCGGCTCAACGTCGCCGCGTCGCTCGATATCGACGACGATGAAGATGACGATGACGACGATGACGACGATGACGACGATCCGGTCGAAGCCGAACCCGAGATCGATTCCTTCGTCATCGAGACGCGATCGACCGGCCGCTGGAACCGGGCTACAGCCGAGTGGTCGGTCTCGCACGCGGACGGGGCGCTCGAAGCGGTGACGAGCGAGTTGCTCGCCGGCGAGACGGTCCTGGATGACGAGACGTCCGCCGCAAGCGGCTCGAGCGACTCGGGCGAGCACGAGTTACGAGACGACGCCGACCCCGATGCGGTGCGGCTCACGGTCGTCGACGCCGACGGGCACGAGACGAGCGAGACGACGGACTACTGA
- a CDS encoding cell division protein SepF — protein MGLMSKILGGGGTRTAEDYVELDPDAVAAETGEAAMSVQFAEIDGQSATIDIKDAVYDGDIVIADITRLRTKDRTVEHVLDELRQVVHEVGGDIVQKGDDQIIVTPTGISISREKLGR, from the coding sequence ATGGGCCTCATGAGCAAAATCCTCGGTGGAGGCGGCACGCGAACGGCCGAGGACTACGTAGAACTGGATCCTGACGCCGTTGCCGCCGAGACGGGCGAGGCGGCGATGTCCGTCCAGTTCGCCGAGATCGACGGACAGTCGGCGACGATCGACATCAAAGACGCCGTCTACGACGGCGACATCGTCATCGCGGACATCACGCGACTGCGCACGAAGGATCGAACCGTCGAGCACGTCCTGGACGAACTCCGACAGGTCGTCCACGAGGTCGGCGGCGACATCGTCCAGAAGGGCGACGACCAGATCATCGTCACCCCGACCGGCATCTCGATCAGCCGCGAAAAACTCGGACGGTAG
- a CDS encoding DMT family transporter produces the protein MTKDYLFLGAAIATEVIGTSVLKLSDGFGNARMGVIALGAYTVSIYFVSLAIRDLPIGLVYATWSAFGIVGVAMIGLVAFDEAIDLTGIVGMAFVLVGIVLLNVYSAAYSPG, from the coding sequence ATGACGAAGGACTACCTCTTTCTCGGCGCGGCGATCGCGACCGAGGTGATCGGCACGTCGGTACTCAAATTGTCGGACGGGTTCGGAAACGCGCGGATGGGTGTGATCGCGCTCGGGGCGTACACCGTCTCGATTTACTTCGTCAGTCTGGCGATCCGCGACCTGCCGATCGGACTCGTCTACGCCACCTGGTCTGCGTTCGGCATCGTCGGCGTCGCGATGATCGGCCTCGTGGCGTTCGACGAGGCGATCGATCTCACCGGCATCGTCGGGATGGCGTTCGTTCTCGTCGGGATCGTCCTGTTGAACGTCTACTCGGCGGCGTACAGTCCCGGTTGA
- a CDS encoding TrmB family transcriptional regulator, whose amino-acid sequence MSDLTALGLSSYEERAYRGLLSLGSASASTIAERAGIPTGRIYDVLNGLETRELVTTRPGEEPTIYVPVDPDDAVDRLLRARKRDLDRREAAYEEIAGTVRSQLAPVPPIDANVWTTDLGSEEAVALWEEQARAAEACFRLLVGPPYDEADFEAYVDELTPAARIDDGVDVRVLIADAVYSGLPDDALSSIREAAPGVEIRVGPNYRLTFDVVDDVECYVDLPDPFEPSARFAIAITRDPTVVSDLADRFDAAWEGASPVERA is encoded by the coding sequence ATGAGCGACCTCACCGCCCTCGGTCTCTCGAGTTACGAGGAGCGAGCCTACCGCGGACTCCTCTCGCTCGGATCGGCGTCGGCGAGTACGATCGCAGAGCGGGCTGGCATCCCGACCGGCCGGATCTACGACGTGCTGAACGGACTGGAGACGCGCGAGCTGGTGACCACCCGGCCCGGCGAGGAGCCGACGATCTACGTTCCCGTCGACCCGGACGACGCGGTCGATCGACTGCTCCGGGCGCGAAAGCGAGACCTCGACCGCCGTGAGGCGGCGTACGAGGAGATCGCAGGTACCGTCCGCTCACAGCTCGCGCCGGTTCCGCCGATCGACGCGAACGTCTGGACGACGGACCTCGGCAGCGAGGAGGCCGTCGCCCTCTGGGAGGAGCAAGCGCGGGCGGCCGAAGCGTGTTTTCGCCTCCTCGTCGGCCCGCCCTACGACGAGGCGGATTTCGAAGCATACGTCGACGAACTCACTCCGGCGGCGCGAATCGACGACGGCGTCGACGTCCGCGTGTTGATCGCAGACGCCGTATACAGCGGTCTCCCGGACGATGCGCTCTCGTCCATTCGCGAAGCGGCCCCGGGCGTGGAGATTCGGGTCGGACCGAACTATCGCCTGACCTTCGACGTGGTCGACGACGTCGAGTGCTACGTCGACCTGCCGGACCCGTTCGAGCCGTCCGCGCGGTTCGCCATCGCGATCACCAGAGATCCGACCGTCGTCTCGGATCTCGCCGATCGGTTCGACGCCGCCTGGGAGGGCGCGTCGCCAGTTGAACGCGCGTGA